The sequence GGCCATCCGCTTCATAGCAGCAACGACACCGTGGTCACCGCCCAGCCGGTGACGGTAAGGAGAATATGGGGATCGGAATACAGGTCGCGGGCGGTGTCATGGCCGGCGTCCCGGGTATGCAGGATCAGGATGTAACGCAGGATGCCGTAGATCACGAAGGGAACGGTATAGATCAGGTTCGGGGTGCCGTGACGGGAAACGGTCTCCGGGCTGACGGTGTAAAGGCTGTAGGCCAGAATGGCGCAGGCGGCGCTGATGGCCATGAACTGCTCGATCGTGGCCGGGGTGTAGTCGTCCAGCACCCGCCGGGTCATGGCCCGGTCCCCGGGCAGATCCTCGATGGCCAAAAGCTCCGCCCGCCGCTTGGCAAAACCCAGAAACAAGGTCAACATCAGACCGCACAGCAGCAGCCAGGAGGAGGGCGGAATGCCAAGCCCCACAGTACCGGCCAGAATCCGCAGCATGAAGCCGGTGGCGATGATGAAGACATCGAGCACGGCAATGTGTTTCAAACGCCAGGAATAGGCCAGGTTGAGCAGGGCGTAGGCAACGATGAAACCCAGTACCCATTCAGTGACCTGCCAGGCAATGGCCAAGGAGAGGGCAAACAGCAGGCTGGCCAGCAGCCAAGCAGTGGTTAGGGAGATGCTGCCCCGGGCCAGGGGCCGGTTCTTCTTGACGGGATGTTGGCGGTCGGCCTCGACATCGAGAATGTCGTTGACGACATAGACGGCACTGGAGACCGCACAGAAGGCCAAAAAGGCCAGCCCGGCAAGGGTCAGGGTTTCCACATCCCAGTGCTTGGCAAACAGCACACCAATGAAGACGAAACCGTTCTTGATCCATTGGTGAGGGCGGATCAATCTCAATATATAAAAATACATTCTTACAGAGCTGTCCTTAAAAAAACAATGTCTTTCAGCCTGATCTCGCCGACAAACCCTTTCCCATATAACTTTACCTCTTTTGGATAGTGAGGCGCATCATTAAAGAAACATAAAGACGGATTGAAATCACCATGCAGCTCAGAATTAAATATCTCTTCCATTTGATACACCTTATAGATGAAAGCATCCGATATATACCACTTCAATTGCTGAAACGAAGCATCAACATCCATATTCATTTTCATACAATAGCGACCAAAAGGAATATATACATAAGGCCCGTACAGCATATCACCCGAAAATGGCATACCCAATTTAAAAACACGAACATGATCGCTGTCCAAGTAATCAGATGAAAGACCGGAAAACATCTGAACCGGCGTTATGGTGACAACATCATAAGCCTTAGCCTTTTCGTGACCAAGCAAGCCCAGTGGAACACACAAAGCCAGCAATGCAAGAGACAACTTGATACCTTTAAACGCAAGTGAAAACATTGCCAACAATAAAAACAACCACAGCAATGCAAGAGCAATGTTCTCAACTGGGTACTTGAAACTCAATAAATTCGGAAACAACCCATACATACTGCCTGAAAAGCGCCCCATAAACAGGGGCAAATCCTTCAAAATTTGCATTTGGCCTGAATAAAGTATGAGGAACACTGCAGACCTGCCATAAAGACAGCCCAAACGTGATGATGTAAAATGCAATTACAAGCGCCCTGGCAACATTACCACACCAAATATGCCTGGAATTGTGCGCCATAAACAAAATACCCACAGGAATCATGGGGTAAAAGAACCTTGACACCGGAGTTTGAAACCACATAGGTACCTCGCCAGCATCTATAAACCAAGAACGGATAAAATCATACGAAATATCGGCCACCTCTAACTTGAGAACATGCATACTGGAAACAAGCATCAATGGGAAGCCGGCTATTACTACAATGAGCAACAGGATAAAATTGATTCTATCAAGCCTCAGGCGACGGAACAGGTAAGCAAGCATTACGCCATATATTGGAGCACAAAAAAATATGCCGGTATGCCCATCAAAAAGAACACCTATGATTCCCTGGACCAAATATGTCGGCGAAAGCGCCCCAGAGGGGTATTGGGCATCAAAGGAAAATGACCATAATGCATATAGTTAAAGCAAAGAAGCCCCAGCAAAAACAACAGGTACACAACAGATCCCAGAATTATCTTGGCACCACTCAGCCTTGAACGGTTAACAAGCACATAAACTAACAAACAACCAACTGATAAAATTAAAAATTTAACATGAACCCACAATATGGCACCTGCAATCAGAAACACTAAACAGACCCACAATAGTGAAACCTTCTCCCTAACGGAGGCCCATATAAGCAAAGACACAAAAAAAAATGCCACAACCTCAACAGCAATAAACTTGGTAAACACCAAAACAGGGTTTCACCAGAAATAACATAAAAACACAGACACGCAAAAGAAAAAGCTCAGCATCCACGGAATCGGACAGAAGCAAAAAAGAAAACAGCGTAAGCGTAATCAAAATGATACCTACACCTATATCCAAACCTCGCCTAAGGCCACCTACATAAGGCGCCAACGCCTCCCCAGCAATATATCCAGGAGCCAAA comes from Methylomarinovum caldicuralii and encodes:
- a CDS encoding decaprenyl-phosphate phosphoribosyltransferase, with translation MYFYILRLIRPHQWIKNGFVFIGVLFAKHWDVETLTLAGLAFLAFCAVSSAVYVVNDILDVEADRQHPVKKNRPLARGSISLTTAWLLASLLFALSLAIAWQVTEWVLGFIVAYALLNLAYSWRLKHIAVLDVFIIATGFMLRILAGTVGLGIPPSSWLLLCGLMLTLFLGFAKRRAELLAIEDLPGDRAMTRRVLDDYTPATIEQFMAISAACAILAYSLYTVSPETVSRHGTPNLIYTVPFVIYGILRYILILHTRDAGHDTARDLYSDPHILLTVTGWAVTTVSLLL